In one window of Mytilus trossulus isolate FHL-02 chromosome 7, PNRI_Mtr1.1.1.hap1, whole genome shotgun sequence DNA:
- the LOC134725387 gene encoding protein flightless-1 homolog, giving the protein MKFNMAATGVLPFVRGVDFTRNDFQDDKFPVEIADMSGLRWLRLNKTNLDKMPEEIYKLKKLEHFSCIKNSIKDLGDEMAKLSALRTINCRHNQITDKGIPGKIFDLEDLQVVDLSHNKLEDVPPLLENAKNCIVLNLAHNNISMIPNQLFINLTDLIFVDLSDNDLETLPPQMRRLTNLQTLILNNNPLIHAQLRQLPALTSLETLQMRNTQRTLNNFPLGVDTLTNLQDIDLSGNDLPRVPETLYKLSPLKRLNLSNNQITELSLVIDTWVNLETLNLSRNKLTALPSSLHKLVALKKLYINSNQLDFEGIPANIGKLHNLEVFSAANNNLEMIPEGLCRCGKLKRLLLNGNRLVTLPDILHLLPELETLDVRENQGLVMPPKPADMKKGNEYYNIDFSLNTQLRLAGAPAPPTADQSPPQKGDAVARKLRLRKRRDGEKESEKVLKGMRDVAKDKAEGSIDLEDDNPLRPKKWNENLERPHLDYSEIYDEDVGQIPGIQCWEIENFLPNPVEEALIGKFYERDCYIVLKTFINESNGLDWQIWYWIGKTTTLDKKACSAIHAVNLRNLLGAECRTIREEMEDESEEFMDLFENGVHYIEGGRTTSGFFSVDSVEYETKLYRASGAHAIHMERVDVSVRSLDRRFVYLLDNGNDIFVWVGKLARGTIRTKSRLVAEKINKNERKNKAEIHMESQAREEAAFWKALGAQADGFIGEIVPDDFEPAEPRLYKVGLGMGYLELPQVEIPKGRLVQKLLDTKNVYILDCKSDLFVWIGKKSTRLIRAAALKLSYEINSMIDRPDYCTVTRCLQGTESQIFKTKFFGWDDVLPVDFTRTAESITRRGADLKVIMERDKMKTDLSALFMPRQPPMPMEEAEQMMQDWNEDLDGMEAFVLEGKKFVRLPDEELGIFHTEDCYVFLCRYWLPVEYDDDDEEDENEEPPEEDFKCVVYFWQGRDASNMGWLTFTFSLQKKFEGLFGDKLEVVRTHQQQENLKFLSHFKRMFVIRWGKRKLPTQEAPKPNVELFYLRANGSPIATRCIQVKPDASQLNSCFCFILMVPFDSEDLKGVVYVWIGGKAEHEEATLAEKIAYMMYADNYTVQMINEGEEPENFFWVGIGGKKPYEHDNSFMNCARLFRCSNEKGYFTVSEKCADFCQDDLADDDGMILDNGEQVFLWVGKKTSDVEIKLTFKSAQVYIQHLRNKQPDKPRKLLLAMKYKEHKKFTKCFHGWGLYKEPIE; this is encoded by the exons atgaaATTCAACATGGCGGCCACTGGAGTGCTACCGTTCGTTCGCGGTGTTGATTTTACTCGCAATGACTTCCAG GATGACAAGTTTCCAGTAGAGATTGCTGATATGTCAGGATTAAGATGGCTGAgacttaataaaacaaatttggaTAAAATGCCTGAGGAAATTTACAAACTGAAAAAACTG GAACATTTTTCGTGTATTAAAAACAGCATAAAAGATCTGGGAGATGAAATGGCAAAATTGAGTGCTTTACGGACAATAAATTGTCGACACAATCAAATTACAGATAAAGGCATACCTGGTAAAATATTTGATCTGGAAGATCTGCAAGTTGTg GATTTGAGTCACAATAAGTTAGAAGATGTTCCACCACTTTTAGAAAATGCCAAGAATTGCATTGTGTTGAATTTGGCTCACAATAA tatTTCTATGATACCTAATCAGCTGTTTATCAACCTCACTGATTTAATATTTGTGGATCTCAGTGATAATGATCTAG aaacaCTTCCACCTCAGATGAGAAGACTTACAAACTTACAGACATTAATACTGAACAATAATCCACTGATACATGCACAGCTAAG ACAGCTTCCAGCTTTGACATCATTAGAAACACTGCAGATGAGAAATACACAGAGAACACTGAACAACTTTCCATTAGGTGTAGACACACTAACTAACTTACAAG atatagatTTGTCTGGCAATGATCTGCCAAGAGTACCAGAGACTTTGTACAAACTGTCTCCATTGAAACGACTTAATCTGTCCAACAATCAGATCACAGAACTCTCTCTTGTTATAG ATACTTGGGTGAATTTAGAAACACTGAatttatcaagaaataaattgacaGCATTACCA tcttCTTTACATAAACTAGTAGCATTAAAGAAGTTGTATATAAACAGTAACCAGTTAGATTTTGAGGGTATTCCTGCTAATATTGGTAAACTACACAATCTAGAGGTGTTTAGTGCTGCTAATAATAACCTTGAGATGATCCCTGAGGGTTTGTGCAG GTGTGGAAAATTGAAAAGATTATTATTGAATGGTAATCGCTTGGTGACACTGCCAGATATTTTGCATTTATTACCAGAATTAGAA ACCTTAGATGTTCGAGAAAATCAAGGATTAGTAATGCCACCCAAGCCAGCTGATATGAAGAAAGGAAATGAATACTACAATATTGACTTCTCTTTGAATACACAACTTAGATTAGCAGGTGCCCCTGCCCCACCAACAGCAGACCAGTCTCCAC CACAAAAAGGAGATGCAGTCGCAAGAAAATTGAGACTTAGAAAGAGGAGAGATGGAGAGAAAGAAAGTGAAAAAGTGTTAAAG GGTATGAGAGATGTAGCCAAGGATAAGGCAGAGGGGAGTATAGATTTAGAAGATGACAATCCACTCAG GCCAAAGAAATGGAATGAGAATTTAGAGAGACCACATTTAGATTACAGTGAGATATATGATGAAGATGTGGGTCAAATACCAG GAATTCAGTGTTGGGAGATAGAAAACTTTCTACCTAACCCAGTAGAAGAAG CATTGATTGGAAAGTTTTATGAGAGAGATTGTTATATTGTattgaaaacatttataaatgaatCTAATGGTCTGGATTGGCAGATTTGGTATTGGATAGGCAAAACAACAACG CTTGATAAGAAAGCTTGTTCAGCCATACATGCTGTAAACCTCCGTAATTTACTGGGAGCAGAATGTAGGACAATTAGAGAAGAAATGGAGGATGAATCTGAAGAATTTATGGACTTGTTTGAGAATGGTGTGCATTACATAGAAGGTGGTAGGACTACCAGTGGTTTCTTTAGTGTAGATTCTGTT GAATATGAAACTAAACTCTACAGAGCTTCAGGGGCACATGCTATACACATGGAAAGG GTTGATGTCAGTGTCAGGTCATTAGACAGAAGATTTGTGTATTTGTTAGACAATGGCAATGATATATTTGTATGGGTAGGCAAGCTGGCACGAGGTACAATTAGGACAAAATCAAG ATTGGTGGCAGAAaagatcaacaaaaatgaaaggaaaaaCAAGGCAGAAATACATATGGAGTCCCAAGCAAGAGAAGAGGCAGCATTTTGGAAAGCTTTAGGAGCACAGGCAGATGGATTTATTGGG gaaattgtgCCAGATGATTTTGAGCCAGCAGAACCCAGGTTATACAAAGTAGGATTAGGAATGGGATACTTAGAATTACCACAAG TTGAGATTCCAAAAGGAAGGCTAGTTCAGAAATTACTGGACACTAAAAATGTGTATATACTGGATTGTAAATCTGATCTCTTTGTATG GATAGGAAAGAAGTCAACAAGACTAATCAGAGCTGCAGCCTTAAAACTGTCATATGAAATAAACTCCATGATAGATAGACCAGATTATTGTACAGTGACCAGATGTTTACAGGG GACAGAATCTcagatatttaaaacaaaattctttGGTTGGGATGATGTATTACCTGTAGATTTTACAAGAACTGCTGAGTCTATTACCAGGAGAGGAGCTGATCTGAAG GTGATTATGGAACGAGACAAGATGAAGACTGATCTGTCAGCATTATTTATGCCCAGACAACCTCCAATGCCTATGGAGGAAGCA GAACAGATGATGCAGGATTGGAATGAAGATTTAGATGGAATGGAAGCCTTTGTATTAGAAGGGAAGAAATTTGTCAGATTACCTGATGAAGAATTGG GTATTTTCCACACAGAAGATTGTTATGTGTTTCTATGTAGATACTGGTTACCTGTTGagtatgatgatgatgatgaagaAGATGAAAATGAAGAGCCACCAGAAGAAGATTTTAAATGTGTGGTCTATTTCTGGCAAGGAAGAGATGCATCAAACATGGGATGGCTTACTTTCACTTTCag TTTACAAAAGAAGTTTGAGGGTTTATTTGGTGACAAGTTAGAAGTTGTGAGGACACACCAACAACAAGAAAACTTAAAATTCTTATCCCATTTCAAGAGGATGTTTGTAATAAGATGGGGAAAGAGGAAGTTGCCAACACAAGAAGCTCCTAAACCAAATGTAGAATTGTTCTATTTAAGAGCTAATGGTAGTCCCATTGCTACAAGATGTATACAG gtaaaaCCAGATGCATCACAGCTGAATTCTTGCTTTTG TTTTATACTGATGGTGCCATTTGACAGTGAAGATTTGAAGGGTGTTGTATATGTGTGGATAGGTGGTAAGGCAGAACATGAAGAAGCAACTCTAGCAGAAAAGATAGCTTATATGATGTATGCT gaTAATTACACTGTGCAGATGATAAATGAAGGAGAAGAACCAGAAAACTTTTTCTGGGTAGGAATAGGTGGCAAAAAACCATATGAACAT gatAATTCATTTATGAACTGTGCCAGATTGTTCAGATGTTCAAATGAGAAAGGATATTTTACAGTCTCAGAAAAATGTGCAGACTTTTGTCAG GATGATTTAGCAGATGATGACGGTATGATATTAGATAATGGTGAACAAGTTTTCCTGTGGGTTGGTAAAAAGACTAGTGATGTAGAaatcaaattaacatttaaaagtgcacag